Proteins from one Dromiciops gliroides isolate mDroGli1 chromosome 6, mDroGli1.pri, whole genome shotgun sequence genomic window:
- the MRPS18C gene encoding 28S ribosomal protein S18c, mitochondrial translates to MAAPLGCLALGREKLIVRLGSVCIGRASRGLQTVPRRSCSQYKQVASNEDMPVPMENPYKEPNKKCILCGKTVDYKNVQLLSQFISPFTGCIYGRHITGLCGKKQKEITKAIKRAQIMGFMPVTYKDPAYLKDPKICNIKY, encoded by the exons ATGGCGGCCCCGCTGGGTTGTCTTGCTCTCGGGAGGGAGAAGCTCATCGTGCGTTTGGGGAGTGTTTGCATTGGCCGCGCTAGCCGCGGGCTTCAGACGG TACCCCGGAGAAGTTGTTCTCAGTATAAACAGGTGGCCAGTAATGAAGACATG CCAGTTCCAATGGAAAATCCCTACAAGgaaccaaacaaaaaatgtattttgtgtGGAAAAACTGTAGATTATAAGAATgttcag CTTTTGTCCCAGTTTATTTCTCCATTCACTGGATGCATTTATGGAAGACACATAACAG GTTTATGtgggaaaaaacagaaagagattacaaaggCTATTAAGCGGGCTCAGATAATGG GATTTATGCCAGTTACTTACAAGGATCCTgcctatctgaaagatcccaaaATTTGCAACATCAAATACTGA